Below is a window of Neofelis nebulosa isolate mNeoNeb1 chromosome 8, mNeoNeb1.pri, whole genome shotgun sequence DNA.
GTAGTGCTGGGGTATGTGGCAGGTAAATCTGGGGCTGGCATCCATGGGTATGCTTGCTGTCTCTTTTCCCCATGGGAGAACTTGTGGGTCAAGGATATCTTTTTTTGTGCTTTACTATGCTGAGTTGTGAGAGGGTTGATACAGGTAAAGGTATTTCTTACCCTTTCAAATGTGTTTCTCATTTCTGTATTCCACTAGGGTGCTATAATGTCTCACCTGGATTCCAGATCTTTCATAAAGGTGTTTTCATCCATAGATGGTTGTTAAATCATTGTTTCTTGGGGTGATAAGGGCTGGGACCTCCTATTCTGTCATCTTACTGATATCACtccttaatgttatttttgaaagattgttCTGAGAATCTCTAAATAATGTTAAAGAAGAAACTTAACTGTGAAATTAAATCGTAGCATTGACTTTTATCAGAATGCTTGTCTCTTTGCAAGGTATTGCCTTGATTCaaggttgggattctctctatacAGTTCATGGAATCTTTGGATGTAGTTAGTTGGACTATGTTTGTTGGTAGCCAAGAGAAAGGGAATTCCTTTGTATGTGCTGTCTCTGAAATGATACAACACAAGCCTCACCCCTGGCTACTGTGAACCCTTACTTAGGTTCTCTTGCTTTGTTCTGGGGGCAACGGGGTGATCTCAGAATGAGCATTGGGAGCCTCCATGCATAATATTGCTATATCTAGGGAGTTAAAGAGGAATAATTTAAGATATTATCTCCTATACTCTGAACCCAAATAACTATACGAAATATCTAGATATTACCCGcaatttattgttttacattGTTAGTGTTGAATCCATCATAAATGTTAACATCCAATATATGATTTTCTACTTCTCCCTTAAAACAGTATTCTTAATGTTGACTTCACGAGCTGAAGAGTCTTATTACTTACTGGATCTGAAAATATTGTTGCCACAGAACAGTGTACTACCAACTGAGAATTCAGGTAATTAGGTTTTGTTCCTTATGTGGGCTGGGAGGCATTAATTGTTCAGTTAGTGAATGACAACATGATAGATTCCTCAGTCTTTACTGATGAAGTAAATGAAGTAGTGTTCAATTGGAACAGCCAGAGCCCGGAAGGGCCTCCAGTTTGAGGCAAGAATATtgaacagttttattgagacTCAGATGACATTTAGAATATCAGGCCACTACAGGGATATATGTACACGTTTCAAAGTATGAGGAGAAAGTTTAGATAACCATGTGGGGGCCTTAAAGCCTGCAATAATGGCAGAGGTAGGAATAGTGACTATGTAAATTACCGGATATATGATTTTTAGGATTAGCATGGTGATATAACCAGAGCATTGTCTTATCACCTGGGTACAGCTTCTCATGAGCCATTATAATCATAGCATTGCCCACAAAAGCCCACCTAACACATCATTGGACATCATGATCTAGGCTAtcagtttttgaaaatgtattattactttgtgaatgtattttaaagtttaattacaACATGAtgccattaaataaaatgaaggaaatttaaagTTAGAATAATCCAGAACAATCTAATTCCACAGCCAGTTTCTAATTCCTTGGTGTCTTATTGTCCTCCTATCCTCTAATAGTTTCTTACACTTCACCTTGGCCCCTTTTCTCAAGATTGTGCTTTTTATCATTGTCAATAcctttataattttatcattaattttatcattttaatattatcattatCAATACCTTTATAATTCCTTGTGTGCATGTGGGcatgctcacacacatacacatgcacaacCAATGATCTCATTTACACCTTATTGAAAACAAATGGAAGCAGTCAAATGGAAACTCACTTCTTGCACTCTTGAACTTCTCTCTTAGACATAGAAGTGACAAAGTATCCCTACTCTTACCTAAGTCCTTTTACTCTAGACTTAATCCTACCTCATTTTCTCGAGTAATTCACTCCTGCAATCTTCTTTTCCACCTTCTTCTCATGTCAGGAAACTTCTTTTCAAATGTACCATCTAAACCACATAAAATCATTATAGCTCCAGAaaagactataataaaaaataggaCCATggcttatttaaaatatcaatggcAAAATGACGGCCAAGAAGTTAACTTTTAAATACATGAATGTGGATTGTGGGACTTTAGTGAAAAGATATTCACGTAGAGTAAGATCTAGGTGCTGGGGTAAGTAAGAGGCACTGAGAGACTTTTGGTGGATCTTCTTGTTTTCCAGAGAGAACACTTCTGTATATGGCAATGAAAAACTACAGTGCTATCAGTGAGTTCATTCTCCTTGGACTATCTATTGACCCCAGTATTCAGGCCATACTCTTTGTGCTGTTCTTTCTGATTTATCTCTTCACTCTGATGGGAAATTTCTTGATGCTGCTGGTGATTAGGGCTGATTCTCACCTCCACATGCCCATGTACTTCTTTTTGAGACAACTGTCCTTCCTGGACCTCTGCCACTCATCTGTCACAGTCCCCAAGATGCTGGAGAATCTACTTTCTGAAAGCAAAGCCATCTTCGTAGAGAGCTGCCTGGCTCAGGCCTTCTTTGTGTTTGCCACCGGGGGCACGGAGGCCTGTCTGCTGGctgtgatggcctatgaccgctatgtaGCCATCAGCTCCCCTCTGCTCTATGGCCAGGTGATGAGCAACCAGCTCTGTGTTGGGATGGTGTGGGGTTCCTGGGGCCTGGCCTTTGTTGATGCTCTCATTAATATCCTCTTGGCTGTCAATTTAGACTATTGCGAGGACCAGACTCTTCCCCACTTCAGCTGTGAgctgtcttctctcttccctctgtcttgTTCTGATACCTCGACCAACTTCACACTCCTGCTGTGCTCCTCTGTCTTGCATTTCTTTGGAACCTTCATTATGATTGTTTTTTCCTATGTTCGCATTGTCTCCACCATCCTGAGCATCAGCTCCACCTCAGGCAGAAGCAAGGCCTTCTCTACTTGCTCTTCTCACCTCACTACTGTGATCTTGTTCTATGGCTCAGGTTTCCTCAGCTATCTCTTGCCAACTTCAGGCTCCCGTCTGGCGATGATGCTCTCCTTGCAGTACAGCGTGGTCACTCCCATGCTGAACCCCCTTGTCTACAGCCTACAGAACAAAGAGGTGAAGGCAGCTATGGGAAGaatgttcagaaaatattttcattctctcaTGTAGTAGACAGAAGATTATGACTGAAGGGAGACTGAATTATTATGCTACATGATCAGATAATGGATTTTAAGGAGGGTTTCTTGATTGTCCATGATGCTAGATGCTATAGGGAATACAGTGGCATTTATTTCCTTGAAAATGCTTGTGAAGAGGACAGAAAACTGTTATCTCAGGATGACTCAGGTTCAGTCTTATtcaggaaaggagaaatgaatcAGTCTTCTTTTTGAGgggtcattttataaaaatgttgatttatttttcatttctatgtggACATCTATTGCTATTGGTTAATCATTACTCTTTCACACTTCTTCAAATGATTACACCCAAATCCTCAGGAAGACTAGTTTTCTCAAATTGATATGGGTCTGTAAAGTGGGGTGATCCTATAATCTAGAATAGGCTAACTTTTCTACCCCTTTCTCCTGACAGTGCATTGAGGCAAGGAGTAAAATCAAGACCCAAGTGAAGTTATTTAGAATCTAACTCTAGGAAGTTCAAGTACTTAGCAGGAATAAACAACAAGAAAAGACAGCATTTGGAAGAGTCGATCTGACTATAGTGCCTAAAGAGTCCATGAAATCTGGCTCCCTTAGCAGTTGTCCTTCctgaagtcatatttttaaaattgtttttttttcaacgttttttatttatttttgggacagagagagacagagcatgaacgggggaggggcagagagagggagacacagaatcggaaacaggctccaggctccgagccatcagcccagagcctgacgcggggctcgaactcacggaccgcgagatcgtgacctggctgaagtcggacgcttaaccgactgcgccacccaggcgcccccctgaagtcatattttaaacaaatatagtGACAATAGCTAAttcattacatttctttcttttttttttagtttatttatttattttgtgagagagagcagagcatttgtgagtgtgggaggggcagagagagtgagagagagagagagagagagagagagagagagaatcccaagctggctccatgctctcagcatgtggagcttgatcccgtgaaccatgagatcatgacctgaaatcaagagtcagatgtttaaccaactgaaccacccaggcgccccctaatttgTTACATTTCTTAACTCAAGCCAAGAAGTGTGCTAAGTTCCTGTGATAGGCAGACTAGTGCCCCAAAGAGATCCTCCTAATCCCTGGAAACTATTAATAtgttatatggcaaaagggattgGACAGATGTATAAAGTTATGGACTTTAAAATAGGGAGGGTATCTTGGATTATGCAGGTAGGCTCAGTCTAATCACATGAATCCTTAAAAGCAGGGAAGCTTCTCCAGCTGTAGGCAGGAACAATGCAGCAGAAGGGAAGGTCAGAGATAATATAAGCATAAGATAAACTCAGCCTAGCATTGCTGGCTTTACTCATGGATGCAGGCTATGAGCCAGAGATTGTATGTGGcttctaaaaactgagaacaactaCCAGCCAAGAGCCAGCAAAGAAATAGGAACCTCATTTGATGGAATTCATAGAATTGACTTCTGCCAACAAACTGAATGATGTCTCCTCCAGATCCTTCAGGTAATGTCTGTTGGCTTGATTTTGGCCTTGTGTGACCAGTGGAATCAATTGAGCCCATTGAGATTCTgaccagaactgtgagataatatatttctgtcattttaagatactaagtttgtgataatttgttattagcagcaatagaaaactaatatatattaCCTTACCTTTATTATCCTACTTAATCATCTCAACAGGTATGAGatagttttatttagttttccttTACCAGTGAGGAAATGAGGATATTTGCCTGTCCAGGGATTCATAGCAAGGAAATGGTGGAGCTGGAATTTAAACTCTGTAGCTTGAACAGAGTCCATGTTCTCAGTCACTGACTGCCCCTTCCATTCGGTCTATAAGACTCACCGATCCTTTTCACAATTATTTACTACCAGATTCAATTGCTTATAACCAAAGAATGGTAACTCACACCGGTTTCAAAGGTGAGATTAAATCAACTGAACTTTAGTGAAATGCAAAGTGTTTAGAATTAGGTATTTGGttaaaatttgaaagaagaaaatgattattATGATacccttcctcttctattttgtgaatcatccttctttgttttttccaaaacttctttttctgtctttcatcAGGTTATCCAcagtcagtttttgtttctttcaaagaaaGCAACTAGTTTTGAAATTGGAATGGAGATTGATTTGTAGACAACAACCCTCAGGGAAGTGAGGATATGTAGAATTAGTTATTGTGCTAAAATGTGCACAATGAAGTGAGTtgtcctttcattttttcttctcatgATATGTAATTGCCACTCTTAAGATCCATGATTGCCCGAGACTGTGGAGATTGTGCTAAACCTCTGAATAAGGAGGAAGTGCTAAAATTAAGCAAGtccatctgtgtctccctctctctctgcccctcccccgttcatgctctgtctctctctgtcccaaaaaatgaataaaaaacgttgaaaaaaaaaaaaaaaattaaaattaagcaagTCCAAGAGAAGGAGGAATGCCAAGACCACAGGTCTTCTGCTGTCaagataattatttcatttcttgatttttgaCCTTAAGGTACAGAATGAACTTCAGGGGatatctttcattttatagacATAGAGCAGAGGCTATACAAAATAACTCAGAGATTGATTCAGTGAATTCACTATCACACTAGGTTACTTATGGGAGAATTGGATGTTTATCAAGGAATTGTATCATCTCAATAATTGGAATAATGACATCGTGAAGAATTTGGAGGACTTGGAAAACTGTGAACCTCCAATCTCTCTAAAGCTGCGATGTCTTCCTAAAGGAAGAAAGCTAGTAACTCCTCCTATCTTATATATTCTTCCATGATGCTTCTGTTGAGGCCTAGAATTCAAATCAACATGGTCTGAGAGGTGAAATCagaatcagagaaggaaaaaattacagaagaaattcaTCTATAGTAATAGATGAGTTTTTATCTCCAATAATCTAGGGAACATTTttggaatggattttttttctcttaactaaGGAGTGTATGTTTAATTTCTGTGTAGTGttattttttgaataatattaatttatttagactTCATCTTACATAAATACCTGAATGGATCATatcatacaatttttttcttggtgatttttttttttttatttttggcttgcCATCCTTTCAACATCTTTTCCTATTTATTCTCCACTCCAGGTAATCCGTGTTAGCCACAGAATATATatctttcttagttttctttggCTTATATAATCATGTTCAAATTTCTGTACACATATTCTgttcacatatttatatatagagaagcttttccatctctgttttaaaaagtatgtataaTATGATACACATTTGTCTTTTCGCATTAATAATTTACAAAACTTACTACATATCAAATGGCATAACTCTAATTCATTTTTTCGTGTCAGCATTAAATTCCATCTTATCAACGTGTCAGTTTCTCAAACCATTCTCCTACATATGGGCTCACTTTGcttccattaaatttttttttttaatttgagtatagttgacatatgatgctacattagtttcaagtgtgcaacatagtgattcagcttctctataccttatgctgtgctcaccacaagtgtagctgccacctgtcaccatacaacactattacaatatcattgacatattccttatgctgtgccttttattcctgtgatttattcctTTCATAAttggaagtctgtatctcccatTCCTCTTCACCCCTTTTGCCCATCTCCTGACTCCCTCcgctctggcaaccatcaattcttctttatttacaggtctgattctgctttttgtttatttttttattcacttgttttggtttttagatttcatgtatgagtgaaatcatatggtatttttctttctcagtctgacgTATATTGcttagccaaaatatggaagcaactttgcttccattttttaacCACTACATTTTTGTAGTGGTTAACatgaaatttaatgtttttatttatctgggaTTAATTCCCAGAGATAGAATTGtaaagtgtatatgtatatctcatTTTAATTGATGTTGCCAAATTGTTTACCAGGTATACTCCACATCTCTACCAGCAAAGTAAGAGTGCCCTTTAAGCCCTACTGAGCCTGCAATGTGTTATagtttattatataatgatatttttatttcactgtgcATTCTTCTGATTACTAGGCAATATtaacatcttttcacatattaGTCGACAATTTGCATTTGATCTTTTGTGAAGATCATATCCATAGCCCATTTTACTTTTGGattgtttgctgtttttattaatgttttagaGCATTTCACACTTCAGGTACATTAACCATTTGTCTTCTATGCAGCAAGTGTCTTTTCAGCTCTGttatttgcttttgtctttttttttttatggtatcCTTTCCCATGCCAAAGTTTTTAGCtcttatatattcatacataatttgttttctttaaacattaagTCTCTTTACCCATCTAGGTAAAGATCTACCTCTTAAAAATGGTTTCCTAGATGTCCTTCTTAGActgtaattttttatatttttcatttaagtctGTAATCATTTGAAATTCATGTTTGTGTTTGGTGTGAAATAGATGTCTAACTACATTAGGATATGATGGATAACAACTTGTGACAGCAACATTAATAAATGACTCATTCTTTTTCAACTGAACTAGAATAGCAAGTGAGTCACACATTAAAATCTGAGGTAAATTtatgggtttttattttaatgatgttctatttatctctttttaaaatattatattgataTTTGGCAAGATAATGTTTCTTCAGTATCACCCTCCCCCCGATATTATTCCTTCTCATTCTATTATATATCCTTTATCTAActtcaaagaaatacaattttggGATTACAACTGAACCggcatcaaattttaaaaatagtttggggATAATAGACATGTTAATGATATTAAGTCATCCCAATAAGAATACCATCCCAATAAGAAtatgtctttcattttgttcagaCATTGTTTATATCCCTAAATAAAATTTCACGGATTATCATTATATAGGTCCTGTGCCATTCTTCTTAGATATacccataatttaaaaatttttctgtcaCTATTATAAATGGGTTTTCCCCCATTTTTGTTTATAAGCTCTTACTGTTAGTACAGAGAAAAGATGGcaagttttaaataattactgTTGTACCCAGTATAGAAGATACCATGGATTGCATTTGTGTGCATCTCTTCCAATCCTATCCTAGTGTGCAGAAACTAGAAGAGTAACAGCTATATTTGCAAGCTCCATTGGATCTAGTTTTAAGAAGCTTTCTTAGGTTTCAGATATATTCATATGAAATGATAATTTGGACCTGAATCCTCAGGGGACAATGACAAGATGTGGGATATCCTTTTTTCCAACCTAGATCATGGCAGAGATGGCATGGCTCTGCAGATAGCAGCTGTGGTGAAGACGCCCTGATTTAGTAGCTTCTACAATAGTAGAGACATCTTTTGACCAGGTTGAAAGTAGCATGGCTCTGTGATCAGCTGCAGCAATAGAACTTTCCAAATTCCTAGGCTTTCTGCACCAGTGGCAGCAGCTTTTCCTATTGTGACAAAGGAGTGGTTCTGGGATCTGCATACATTGTTAACTAGGAGATCATTCTAGTGCCTGCTTCTTCAGcccttcttaaaaattttcataaGCAACTGAGACCTCTATCAAATTCCTGTGATTGCAGCTGAACCCAGGTGGATGCAATGAGCCACTGTCCCAAAATCTCTTAactcttttcttttactataatCTCTTAAATTTCCTAGACATGCAAGTATAcatcaaagaacaaaatattttatagtgtttGTTTCTAATATCCATatagtaatttcatttctttttttcattttgtgaaaacttctaaaataacattttttttttttcaacgtttatttatttatttttgggacagagagagacagagcatgaacgggggagggacagagagagagggagacacagaatcggaaacaggctccaggctccaagccatcggcccagagcctgatgcggggctcgaactcacggaccgcgagatcgtgacctggctgaagtcggacgcttaaccgactgcgccacccaggcgccccaaaacttctaaaataacatttaatagtGGTGTCAATGAGAATCCCTAGCTTATTCTTGAatttaactgaaatttttttagtatttcactTCTGAGATAATATTTcctataatatttcattttagtgGTTTCTATTCCTATTAGCAGTGGGTACATAATTTTACAAATTACATTTCAGCACCTACTACTATTGccacagttttacttcttttattctttgatattatcaaagcaaaaattgcactagataaaataaagaagcaaagaagaCTGTATTCAAGGCTATTGCAATAGAAAAGAACTGAGTCTGAACTCAACTCCAGTGAAACAAAAGACAGTAGGGGTAGGGTTTTAAGAACTAGGGTGAAGCGGGGAGATCCtgggccatctgtgtttgctaattggctTTACCCATAGGAAAAGTAAACTTTCATGTATCTTCATGACAGGAGGTAGTTTTACAACTTAAGACCAATGTGCCCTTGAAGTTAGGCTCCTACCCTCCCACAGAATCTTGGGAGATCAGATGCTTATCTTCCTTAATGATTACATTTAAAAGATAGTTCCCAGGTCTTTGGGAAAGACATTCCTGAGTTGTAAAATTGGCAACAGGCCTTTTAAAAGATTACATctcaaagatgtagagaaatgatttatgataatttttctctaataaaagctccaagaaaagaaaagtcagggGCTTAGAGTCAGGAAAAAGCCCATCTAAAGGTTAGTCAAACTAGGGAAACATTAAGTCATCTTGTTATAATGTTTTTGATAGTAAACTTACTGATATGAAGCCATCCTTATATTTTGGCATTAATCCTTTTTTGATCATACTGAATTTTAGTTTTATACATTGCTACGTTCAATTCACTAATAATTTActcagaatttttgcatcaatattaatatagatatttttctatagttttctcgTTCTCGTTTCTCATTTTACATTAACAGTGCTACAGAGATTGCTCATTGTCACCAAGTATCTATTATCCTTTGTTGCCTCACCACAGAATTACTACAGTTCTTTATCTAAGCACATCTGTATGCAGAATAGTTCTTCAACCAGTCTTTCTTGCAGCCATGTGTGACCACGTGATTAAACTCAGACCAGTGAGGTAAAACGTTAAAGTTTTAAGAAGTCATCCCTGAAAGAGTattgtttcttgcctttttccaCTTCCTTCTTATCCCTTTCTCCTTATTGCTTGCAAGAGTGCATTTTTAATGCAGGAACTGGAATACCCATGTTGTCTACTACATGATTTTGGGAATGGAGGCC
It encodes the following:
- the LOC131484028 gene encoding olfactory receptor 8S1-like; translated protein: MLTSRAEESYYLLDLKILLPQNSVLPTENSERTLLYMAMKNYSAISEFILLGLSIDPSIQAILFVLFFLIYLFTLMGNFLMLLVIRADSHLHMPMYFFLRQLSFLDLCHSSVTVPKMLENLLSESKAIFVESCLAQAFFVFATGGTEACLLAVMAYDRYVAISSPLLYGQVMSNQLCVGMVWGSWGLAFVDALINILLAVNLDYCEDQTLPHFSCELSSLFPLSCSDTSTNFTLLLCSSVLHFFGTFIMIVFSYVRIVSTILSISSTSGRSKAFSTCSSHLTTVILFYGSGFLSYLLPTSGSRLAMMLSLQYSVVTPMLNPLVYSLQNKEVKAAMGRMFRKYFHSLM